Proteins from one Belonocnema kinseyi isolate 2016_QV_RU_SX_M_011 chromosome 8, B_treatae_v1, whole genome shotgun sequence genomic window:
- the LOC117179083 gene encoding spidroin-1-like, translating into MKAFIVLACLAVASAHPGLSHGGYGGHGGGYGGLSGHGGAGLSGGLAAGAGTAASLQGGASSLGSGGLGASYAAGAAAAAGSAGVQQIVSGGVLGGRSDIGPAEGPKANVGPQTGPSDLVGPQEGAKSIGGPRTGPASLVGPAAGPSTLVGPSQGTATLVGPSQATANLVGPSYGGVAFYAGSGGINGDDGSSGSAAAAAPGAGLGGLGYGGPGAIAVIGGGPGIAGGIGGHDAGVAVINGPSGAIHAGLGSHGAIIPGKSW; encoded by the exons ATGAAGGCCTTT ATCGTTCTCGCATGCCTCGCCGTCGCATCGGCTCACCCCGGTCTTAGCCACGGTGGTTATGGTGGACATGGAGGTGGCTATGGAGGACTTAGTGGTCACGGAGGAGCTGGTCTCAGTGGTGGACTCGCCGCTGGTGCCGGAACCGCAGCCTCCCTTCAGGGTGGTGCATCCAGCTTAGGATCCGGTGGTCTTGGCGCTAGCTACGCTGCTGGAGCTGCTGCTGCTGCTGGATCCGCAGGAGTTCAACAGATCGTCTCTGGAGGAGTTCTCGGTGGAAGGTCCGACATTGGACCCGCAGAAGGACCAAAGGCTAACGTAGGACCCCAGACCGGACCGTCAGACCTCGTTGGACCCCAAGAAGGAGCTAAGTCCATTGGAGGACCGCGTACTGGACCAGCCAGCCTTGTTGGACCCGCTGCCGGCCCATCCACCCTCGTAGGACCATCCCAAGGAACTGCCACCCTCGTAGGACCATCCCAGGCTACCGCTAACCTCGTTGGACCTAGCTATGGTGGTGTTGCTTTCTACGCCGGATCCGGTGGAATCAACGGTGACGACGGTAGCTCTGGCTCCGCCGCCGCTGCTGCTCCCGGAGCTGGTCTTGGAG GTCTTGGTTATGGAGGCCCAGGTGCCATCGCCGTCATCGGAGGAGGTCCAGGAATCGCTGGTGGAATCGGTGGACACGATGCCGGAGTTGCTGTGATCAACGGGCCATCTGGTGCCATCCACGCCGGACTCGGCTCCCACGGAGCTATCATCCCCGGTAAATCCTGGTAA